One window of Perca flavescens isolate YP-PL-M2 chromosome 15, PFLA_1.0, whole genome shotgun sequence genomic DNA carries:
- the LOC114568917 gene encoding uncharacterized protein LOC114568917 isoform X4, with amino-acid sequence MSMDNHSLVTRDCRDLRVECIFLNGSFVEEICVDYKMTEKMKNPAPDDSPTPQNLSIYVWVGGIVLVMGMFCCCYICKKKQYSAPAVSVFLRYLKTCPCLREGISQAERGETEETRHPGGREVQKVTADDLDTAQSNIVNRLSEISDSYPRGSDENDIKQDDKLGSVQSIDPKADGKTPQSFSLDCNLSNEGLKPDKTGDISAPDKTSDHRAMNRSLRDDPGGVVENKEKYIVWIREKHNGWTPNDRGPEDHGNEGQLLLLNEGAAIQHFDMTGEAVALVNRRGLDPDQVSRCSAPKLHCFLQDTDVESTPNMKNYT; translated from the exons ATGAGTATGGACAACCATTCACTCGTTACAAGAGACTGCAGAGACCTGCGAGTAGAATGCATATTTCTTAAT GGAAGCTTTGTAGAAGAGATCTGTGTGGATTATAAAATGACTG AGAAAATGAAGAATCCTGCTCCTGATGATTCACCAACACCACAGAACCTCAGCA TCTATGTATGGGTCGGTGGGATAGTGCTCGTGATGGGGATGTTTTGTTGCTGTTACATTTGTAAAAA GAAGCAGTACAGTGCACCTGCAGTTTCTGTCTTTTTAAGATACCTTAAGACTTGCCCTTGTCTCAGAGAGGGGATTTCCCaggcagagaggggagagacagaagaaactAG ACACCCTGGAGGACGTGAAGTCCAAAAGGTCACAGCTGATGATTTGGACACAGCACAATCCAACATTGTTAACAG GCTAAGTGAAATATCTGATTCGTATCCACGTGGAAGTGATGAAAATGATATCAAGCAAGATGACAAACTTGGAAGTGTGCAGAG TATTGATCCCAAGGCTGATGGCAAGACTCCTCAATCCTTTAGTCTGGACTGCAACTTAAGCAATGAGGGACTGAAGCCCGATAAAAC CGGAGACATAAGTGCCCCTGACAAAACCTCTGATCATCGAGCCATGAACAG GAGCTTGAGAGATGATCCAGGAGGAGTggttgaaaacaaagaaaaatacattgtttG GATCAGGGAAAAGCACAATGGATGGACTCCTAATGATCGTGGTCCTGAAGATCATGGGAATGAAGGGCAACTGCTGCTGTTGAATGAGGG agcTGCCATCCAACATTTTGACATGACAGGTGAAGCCGTAGCTTTGGTGAACAGGCGCGGTTTAGACCCAGACCAGGTCAGCAGGTGCTCTGCACCA aaattgCATTGTTTTCTGCAGGACACTGACGTGGAGTCAACACCCAACATGAAGAATTATacataa